CCTCCAGCCGGCTGCCGCTCCGGCCCCGTCCGTTCCTCCGGCGGAGGATGAGTTCATTCCGGACGCGGTTCCCGTGCCCGAATAATTTTTTCCTCCCCCCATTCTCCCATGAAACCGGTCATCGGATATACCCTGGGCGACCAGGCGGGCATAGGCCCGGAAGTGGTCGCCGCCGCCTTGTCCTCCGGAGAACTTCCGGCGGAAGCGGAATACCGGCTCATCGGACGCCGGGAGAACGTCCGCATGGGCAGGCCGAATCCGGAATCCGCCCGCCATGCCTTTGAACATCTGGAACAGGCGGCTCAGGCGCTCCGGGAAGGAGTCATCGACGCCGTCGTGACCGCTCCCGTATGCAAGGAAACGCTGCACGGCGCGGGATTCCGCTGGCCGGGGCAGACGGAATTTTTCGCAGAACGCCTGGAAACGAAGAATTACGCCATGTGCCTGACCGGGAAAAAGTTGACGGTGGGCCTGGCGACCATCCACATCTCCCTGCAAAGCGTCCCCTCCCTGCTGAATACGGAGGAGCTGGTCCGCATCGGAATGCTGCTGAAAGATTTCTGCCGCCGCAAAGGCATTTCCAGGCCGCGCATCGCCCTGGCGGCACTGAACCCCCATGCGGGGGAGCACGGCGCCTTCGGCAACGAGGATGAATCCATCATCTTACCGGCCGTGGAGCGGCTGAAGGAATTATGCCCGGAAGCCCTGTTTGAAGGCCCTTCCGTTCCCGACTGCGTGTACCGGGAGGCGGCGGAAGGGCTTTATGACGCCGTGCTGGCCCCCTACCACGACCAAGGACTGATTCCCCTGAAGCTGGTGGACTTCCACACCGCCGTCAACGTCACGCTGGGCCTTCCGCGCCCCCGCCTGAGCCCGGACCACGGCACCGCCTTCAACCTGGCTGGCACCGGAAAGGCCAGCCCGTCCAGCACCATCCACGCCTTCCAGCTGGCTGTCCGGATGGCCTCGGCGCGCTAACGACCGCTTTCCCGGAGCGCCTTTTCCCTCCACAGCCGCGCGATTTTCTCCGGAGTCTCTATCCAGTAATACCGGCTCGTTTCATCGATAATGGGAGTTCCGTCCTCTTCCTCCCTTCTTTCGTCCATCATGAAGAGGGCTGCGACAATCATATCCGCCATGGTATGTTCCAGAAACTCGTGCCCGTGCTCCTGCTTCACGATCCAGGCCCATTGCTCCGGTGTCAGGGAAGGCAACCTGGATAATCGTTCCGCTTCCTCCACTCTCTTGTCCGCATGTTCCCGGATTAATTGAACACGTCTCTCCCGGCAGGCACGGGTCAATGTTCCGTACAGCAATTCCATGACCCGGCCGTTCAGGCAATATTCCAGCGCCTTTTCCACACAGCCGTTGCAGATGGGATCATGATCCATATTGTAGAAGAGGGAATTCCCGGGATCCAATTTCCAGGCCACCAGCTTTTCATAGGAATCTCCGTCCGGAGAAGAAGGCAGGGGCAGCGAAGCCCCGGCGATGAAGTCATCCAGGGAATCCACAGCCGCTTTGGATGCCAGCAACAGCCTGCGTAGCGCAGCCATTGCCTTTTCCGCTTCGTGATGGGAAATAACCCCTTCTTCTTCCAGTCTGAACAGAGAAACAAGCTTATCCTGTCCATTCTTTCCCTTGTCCGTCAACTCCTTTTTAAAACTCTTCATTTCAAATTCAGCCATTTGGTACCATTCGTGCGGTGTCGGCGCGCCGGACATGATAGCCTCCCTCCACAGCTTTTCCTGTTTGTCAGCCTCCTTGTTCAACTCTTCCGTGACTTCCCTGCAAGATGCGGCATCCTTGACCCGGGTGCCGACCATCTCCAGGGCTTTGGAAAATGCGTCGCTTGTCACCACGTCCACCGTCCGGACACCTGCCGCCGCATGAATTCCACATACTGCCCAGCACAGAAAAATAATCCGTAAAAAATTCATGGCGGCACAGAATAATGGAACCGCCGGCGGCATCAATTCTTTTTTCCTGCCGCAGCTTCCTTCCATACCCGGGTGATTCTATCCGGAACAGACAGCCAGTACCGGAAAGCGGCTTCCCTGCCCTCGGAAAAAGGGTAGTCCCCGTCTTCTCCCCCCACCTTTTCCCTGGGGCACAGGCACATGATCAGGGAAACGTCCATGTCAAAAGATGCCAGAATCTCATGACTTTGCTCCTGTTTCCAGAACCAGCACCATTGTTCCGGCGTCAGGGACGGAAGCCTGGAGAGCCTCCGCGCCTCCTCCACCTTGCGGTCCGCATGAAGTCGGATCAATTGATTGATTCTTTCCTCTTCGGTCCGGTACAAGACCTCCTCCAGCATTTCCATGGCTCCGTCTCCCCAGCAGCTTTTCAGCATATCCTCTAGGCTCCTGTTAACCACGAGATCGGTGTTCATCGCATGAAACAGGGAATTTTCCGGAGATACCTTCCAGGCCAGCAATTTTTCATGGGAATCCCCGTCCGGAGACGGCGGCAGCGGCAGAGCCGCCCGGTCCATGAAGCTTTCCAGCGAATTTAAAGCCGTTTGGGGAGCCAAAAACAGTTTATCTAGGGCGGAGCGTGCCAGGGCCGAGTCTTCGTGGGAAATGCTGCCGTTCTCCTCCAAAGCATCCAGCCACAGGGGCAATTTCCAGAGTTCCGCCTTTTTGGCCAGCATCATTTTTTTGAATTTCCGCGCTTCCGCTTCCGATATTTGAACCCATTCCTGCGGAGTCGGACTTCCGGACATCAGAGCTTCCCTCCACAATTTTTCCTGTCGCCCGGCCTCCGCATTCAACTGTTCCGCGGCTTTTCTGCATGAGGCGGAATCCTCGATCTCCGCGGCCGCCATTTCCATAAGACGCTCAGGCCGGTCATCCGTCAGAACGTCCGCCATCCGGACGCCTGCGTTCGCACTCCCCCAGCAAAAGGCGCCGCCCAGGAAAAGAATGTGAAACCATTTCATCATGAAACAATCATGTCTGGCCATGCGGGAAAAGTCAATTTCCTCTTTCCGCGCGCCTCCGCGGCATTTCATCCCGCAGGGGCAAAATGCAGAAAACGGCCTGTTCCAGAAGACAAGGTAAAAAATAGGCTTGCTTTCTGAAGGCAATCATTGCACCTTATTTGCCCGCAAGGTGCGTACCGTTCGCACGACACATTTCTAATTATCACAAGACCATGAGAAATTACGAAGCTCTTATCGTATTCAACATGAAGGGTACGGAAACTACAGTTGAAGAACTAATCAATTCCGTAGCCGCCACGATGAAGGAAGAAGGCGCCGACATCACCGCCACCGAAAACGTAGGCCGCCGTGAATTCGCCTATGAATCCCACCATCTCGCCGCCGGCCAGTACGTGACCTACACCTTCACGGCGGAACCTTCCGCCATCAAGACCATCCGCGAACGTCTTCGCCTGAATCCCCAGATTCACCTTCAGTACTACAAGCTGATCGGCTAAATCCGGTCCATGCGGACGAAGCATCCGCTCCTTGCTTTTTTTCCAAAAAGAACCGCCTCCACGAAAGGAGGCGGTTCTTTTCTTATGGCTGTCTTCAC
This genomic stretch from Akkermansia biwaensis harbors:
- the rpsF gene encoding 30S ribosomal protein S6, encoding MRNYEALIVFNMKGTETTVEELINSVAATMKEEGADITATENVGRREFAYESHHLAAGQYVTYTFTAEPSAIKTIRERLRLNPQIHLQYYKLIG
- the pdxA gene encoding 4-hydroxythreonine-4-phosphate dehydrogenase PdxA: MKPVIGYTLGDQAGIGPEVVAAALSSGELPAEAEYRLIGRRENVRMGRPNPESARHAFEHLEQAAQALREGVIDAVVTAPVCKETLHGAGFRWPGQTEFFAERLETKNYAMCLTGKKLTVGLATIHISLQSVPSLLNTEELVRIGMLLKDFCRRKGISRPRIALAALNPHAGEHGAFGNEDESIILPAVERLKELCPEALFEGPSVPDCVYREAAEGLYDAVLAPYHDQGLIPLKLVDFHTAVNVTLGLPRPRLSPDHGTAFNLAGTGKASPSSTIHAFQLAVRMASAR